In Flavivirga abyssicola, the following are encoded in one genomic region:
- a CDS encoding glycosyltransferase translates to MNILHILEDYSIYSGGIRTVVKELIERLNSLEHKSYIISSNKEKGDNIRIVDCKDDFLLYSKDWQKKIEEIYVDEKIDIFHIHGVWRYPQYIAAKIALKNKIPYVLTPHGMYEPWIWQKGKIQKKLYFQILAKRVFSKSSKIHAITNDEKLHLAKIFKGADFVEIPNLIDHNLNKGINRITDSEKYVLYVGRLDKKKGIDILINAFSKLNPEGVKLKIAGPFNDYKHILDKLVEKNNVSDKVEFLGLVKGSEKVELFTNAFAFVAPSHSEVVGMVNLEAAVYKTPVITTYQTGLNRLWGKNGGILINPSEKELYEALNKILQWSIEERNYNGEKLYNFVLEHYSWEKRLSDWDKLYNNIS, encoded by the coding sequence ATGAACATCCTACATATACTAGAAGATTACTCAATATATAGCGGAGGTATTAGAACTGTAGTAAAGGAGCTAATCGAAAGATTAAATAGTTTAGAACATAAATCATATATTATTTCTTCAAATAAAGAAAAAGGAGATAACATACGTATAGTTGACTGCAAAGATGATTTTTTGTTATATTCTAAAGATTGGCAAAAAAAAATTGAGGAGATTTATGTTGATGAAAAAATAGACATATTCCACATTCATGGCGTATGGAGATATCCCCAATATATAGCTGCTAAAATTGCGCTAAAAAATAAAATTCCATATGTTCTAACACCTCATGGGATGTATGAACCATGGATATGGCAAAAAGGAAAAATTCAAAAAAAATTGTATTTTCAAATACTAGCTAAAAGAGTTTTTTCTAAGTCAAGTAAAATCCATGCTATCACTAATGATGAGAAATTACATTTGGCCAAAATATTTAAGGGTGCTGATTTCGTTGAAATCCCAAATTTAATTGATCATAATTTGAATAAAGGAATAAACAGGATTACCGATTCTGAAAAATACGTTCTTTATGTGGGTAGATTAGATAAAAAAAAGGGAATCGATATCTTAATTAATGCGTTTAGTAAATTAAATCCAGAGGGTGTAAAATTGAAAATAGCAGGGCCTTTTAATGATTATAAACATATTTTAGATAAATTGGTTGAAAAAAATAATGTATCAGATAAAGTAGAATTTTTAGGGTTGGTTAAAGGATCAGAAAAAGTCGAACTATTTACGAATGCCTTTGCTTTTGTAGCCCCTTCACATTCTGAGGTTGTAGGAATGGTAAACTTAGAAGCTGCGGTATATAAAACCCCTGTGATAACGACGTATCAAACAGGATTAAACAGATTATGGGGCAAAAATGGAGGTATACTGATTAACCCATCTGAAAAAGAACTTTATGAAGCATTAAATAAGATTTTGCAGTGGTCTATTGAAGAAAGAAATTATAATGGGGAAAAGCTTTATAATTTTGTTTTAGAGCATTATTCTTGGGAAAAAAGGCTGAGCGATTGGGATAAACTTTATAATAACATATCTTAA
- a CDS encoding glycosyltransferase family 2 protein translates to MKPKLSIITASYNSSKSIKETINSVLHQTINDFEYIIIDGKSGDNTVEIIRSYEKEFKARGIDYKWISESDNGIYDAWNKGLLIAKGDWISFLGSDDSYCKDAIQTYSEEISNNELDSFDLIYSNVKVMDGDKHLKTIKGVWSWSIFKRHMNIAHVGAFHNKAFFIEQGIFNQCYKICGDYELLLRAKDKLKTKKIDKITCVMSYGGVSNSNVKCVFKEALKAKHDTGGLSKIICIYDYYTDFVKYYIRRLWYAINR, encoded by the coding sequence ATGAAACCAAAGCTATCAATTATTACAGCTAGCTATAATTCTAGCAAATCAATTAAAGAGACCATTAACTCAGTTCTTCATCAAACTATTAATGATTTTGAATACATAATAATTGATGGTAAATCAGGTGATAATACTGTTGAAATAATTCGATCTTACGAAAAAGAGTTTAAGGCTAGAGGAATAGATTACAAATGGATTTCCGAATCAGATAATGGTATTTATGATGCATGGAATAAAGGCCTACTAATAGCTAAAGGTGATTGGATTTCTTTTTTAGGATCAGATGATTCTTATTGTAAAGATGCGATCCAAACATATTCAGAGGAAATAAGTAATAATGAATTAGACTCTTTTGACTTAATTTATTCAAATGTAAAAGTAATGGATGGAGATAAGCATTTGAAGACAATAAAGGGTGTTTGGTCATGGTCAATATTTAAGAGACACATGAATATAGCACATGTTGGGGCATTTCACAACAAAGCATTTTTTATTGAACAAGGAATTTTTAATCAGTGTTATAAAATTTGTGGAGATTATGAATTATTACTAAGAGCAAAAGACAAGTTAAAAACGAAAAAAATAGATAAAATAACGTGTGTTATGTCCTATGGAGGAGTGAGTAACAGCAATGTTAAATGTGTTTTTAAGGAAGCGTTAAAGGCAAAGCATGATACAGGGGGTTTAAGTAAAATTATTTGTATTTACGATTATTATACTGATTTTGTTAAATATTATATAAGAAGGCTCTGGTATGCGATTAATAGATAA
- a CDS encoding O-antigen ligase family protein yields the protein MRLIDKYILYSSIFALFTEAFKLEYIIQWKLFYLILVVNFCILSIKNKIFLHKNIVFILGFFFLHGLLMYVLYDNPITSLFSQLLGVGLSSIYYYSFLKVYGTKLVFNVYVNFAFVIAVLAIPMYLFNIASFDPNRLNGILSEPAHYAVIMLPAMYFYLKEKHTFRFIVILITILLSKSFLGFLGVFLVFTLPMLKIKYLFKYLVLFIVVLFLIIGFFYKNWDRNLSDVSGNDLTYKIILRVKQTYESLETINTGKFKPNTNVSSYAIISNTYIAKRNFIENPFGTGLGSYKPQYEKYFKDIIPPPYIKTIKLERINSQDAASLFLRFMAELGIFAIIFLLIFIFKGVKVMRQDNIPRQGVLFYLIIKILREGHYFPPEFYFLLLIFLKDFDEHPTYTRRLLNI from the coding sequence ATGCGATTAATAGATAAGTATATCTTATATAGTTCAATTTTTGCGTTGTTTACAGAAGCTTTTAAACTTGAATATATTATTCAATGGAAGCTTTTTTATCTAATATTAGTTGTTAATTTTTGTATATTATCAATAAAGAATAAGATTTTTCTTCACAAGAACATCGTTTTTATTTTAGGTTTTTTCTTCCTGCATGGATTGTTAATGTATGTCTTATATGATAATCCTATTACATCTCTTTTTTCTCAATTATTAGGAGTTGGCTTGTCCAGTATATATTATTATAGTTTTTTAAAAGTATACGGAACTAAGCTTGTTTTTAATGTATACGTAAATTTTGCATTTGTTATTGCTGTTTTGGCTATACCAATGTATCTTTTCAATATTGCATCGTTTGATCCAAATAGATTAAATGGGATATTGTCAGAACCAGCTCATTATGCTGTGATAATGTTGCCTGCGATGTATTTCTATTTAAAAGAAAAACATACATTTCGATTTATTGTCATATTAATTACAATACTACTTTCAAAATCTTTTCTCGGATTTTTAGGAGTTTTTTTAGTTTTTACTCTTCCAATGCTAAAAATAAAATATCTGTTTAAATATTTGGTGTTATTTATTGTTGTTTTATTCTTAATTATTGGGTTTTTTTATAAAAATTGGGATAGAAATTTGTCAGACGTGTCTGGAAATGATTTAACTTACAAAATAATTTTAAGAGTAAAACAGACATATGAATCTTTGGAAACGATAAATACAGGGAAGTTTAAACCAAATACTAATGTTAGTTCTTATGCAATAATATCAAACACTTATATAGCTAAACGTAATTTTATTGAAAACCCTTTTGGAACGGGATTAGGCTCTTACAAACCTCAATATGAGAAATATTTTAAGGATATTATTCCTCCTCCGTATATAAAAACAATTAAATTGGAAAGAATTAATAGTCAAGATGCAGCTTCTTTATTTTTAAGGTTTATGGCGGAATTAGGTATTTTTGCAATTATTTTTTTATTGATTTTTATTTTTAAAGGAGTTAAGGTTATGAGACAAGATAATATTCCAAGACAAGGAGTATTATTTTATTTAATAATTAAAATTCTTAGAGAGGGACATTATTTTCCACCTGAATTCTATTTTTTATTATTAATTTTTTTAAAGGACTTTGATGAACATCCTACATATACTAGAAGATTACTCAATATATAG
- a CDS encoding glycosyltransferase family 4 protein has protein sequence MKILFVTHYSFLYGANKSLLQLLIDLRAYYGVEALVIVPQKGTFSDQLEENKIDYLIFRYYNWLNANTFIKSKTKLILNKFLFKRIFSSLKQISFSCDLIHTNSSVTNLGGYLSKKMKTPHVWHIREYGQDDFNIKYYTGIKSAGNYFSSNASIVIAISKDLKKYYSQYINPEKIRVVYNGIKLKENFVKEYNNDKALRICVLGVISENKNQIEVIKALSYLKNTKKNSNFVLYIVGDGTGKYMQFLKEFVKKEKLDKNIFFKGYISDVDVFLKTIDLGVVSSQREAFGRVTVEFMMNKIPVIASNTGANKEIIVSKDLGYLYTLGNFKQLAEIIHNIDQNREDLKLIGNSAYDHAVNNFSSKLNTDNIFQVYKELKKQ, from the coding sequence ATGAAAATTTTGTTTGTAACTCATTACTCTTTTTTATATGGAGCCAATAAATCTTTACTTCAATTGCTTATTGATTTAAGAGCGTATTATGGTGTTGAAGCTCTTGTAATTGTTCCCCAAAAAGGAACCTTTTCAGATCAGTTAGAAGAAAACAAAATCGATTATTTAATCTTCAGGTATTATAACTGGCTAAATGCCAATACTTTTATAAAATCTAAAACTAAACTAATATTAAATAAATTTCTTTTCAAACGAATTTTTAGTTCATTAAAACAGATTTCTTTCAGTTGTGATCTTATTCATACCAATTCAAGCGTTACCAATTTAGGGGGATATTTGTCAAAAAAAATGAAAACACCTCATGTTTGGCATATAAGGGAATACGGACAAGACGATTTTAATATTAAATACTACACAGGCATAAAGTCTGCAGGCAATTATTTTAGTTCAAATGCATCAATAGTTATTGCTATTTCTAAAGATTTAAAAAAGTACTATTCACAATATATAAATCCAGAAAAAATAAGAGTAGTATATAATGGCATTAAACTTAAAGAGAATTTTGTTAAAGAATATAACAATGATAAAGCTTTAAGAATCTGTGTTCTGGGAGTAATATCTGAAAACAAAAATCAAATAGAGGTAATAAAAGCATTATCTTATCTTAAAAACACGAAGAAGAATTCAAACTTTGTTTTATATATAGTAGGAGATGGTACAGGTAAATATATGCAGTTTTTAAAAGAGTTTGTTAAAAAAGAAAAGCTTGATAAAAATATTTTTTTCAAAGGGTACATTTCTGATGTAGATGTATTTTTAAAAACTATAGATTTAGGTGTTGTTTCATCCCAAAGAGAAGCTTTTGGAAGAGTGACTGTTGAATTTATGATGAATAAAATTCCTGTTATAGCAAGTAATACTGGGGCTAATAAAGAAATTATAGTAAGTAAAGATTTAGGATATTTATATACCCTTGGTAACTTTAAACAGCTAGCAGAAATAATTCATAATATTGATCAAAATAGGGAGGATTTAAAGTTAATTGGAAATAGTGCATATGACCACGCTGTGAATAATTTTTCTTCGAAGTTGAATACTGATAATATATTTCAAGTATATAAAGAATTAAAAAAACAATAA